A genomic window from Gossypium hirsutum isolate 1008001.06 chromosome D10, Gossypium_hirsutum_v2.1, whole genome shotgun sequence includes:
- the LOC107915431 gene encoding uncharacterized mitochondrial protein AtMg00810-like, producing MKKECDETLLIVSLYVDDLLVTSENDTMLTNFKDKMRSMFEMFYLGEMCYFFSIEVSQTQQGIFISQKACASKILNRFSIKNCKVTSTPIFVREKLFSQCGFEKVNQSTYKSLLRCLLYLIATRPDIMFAINLLSRFMHYCNVNHFQATKRVLKYIKGTLSFGFMFTKVDSMKLLSFADSDWAGSIDEMKST from the coding sequence ATGAAGAAGGAATGTGATGAAACACTGCTTATAGTCTCCTTGTATGTGGATGACTTGTTAGTGACTAGTGAGAATGATACCATGCTGACAAATTTCAAAGACAAAATGAGGAGTAtgtttgagatgttttatttGGGTGAAATGTGTTATTTCTTTAGCATAGAGGTATCTCAGACTCAGCAAGGGATCTTTATAAGCCAAAAGGCATGTGCCTCAAAAATTCTAAACAGATTCTCTATAAAAAATTGCAAAGTAACCAGTACTCCAATTTTTGTTAGAGAAAAGCTATTTAGCCAATGTGGTTTTGAGAAGGTTAATCAATCTACTTATAAGAGCCTACTGAGATGCTTGCTCTACTTAATAGCCACAAGACCAGACATAATGTTCGCAATCAATCTCCTATCCAGGTTCATGCACTACTGCAATGTGAACCATTTTCAAGCTACTAAGAGAGTTCTCAAGTACATCAAAGGAACACTGAGCTTTGGATTTATGTTCACCAAGGTTGATAGCATGAAACTTCTTAGTTTTGCTGATAGTGATTGGGCAGGATCAATTGATGAAATGAAAAGCACTTGA